Within Burkholderia cepacia GG4, the genomic segment TTGCCGGTTCGGTATCGCCGGACGGCGCTCATCTGCATATGTCGGTGTCCGACGCACAGGGCCGTGTATCGGGTGGACACGTCGCGAGCGGTTGCGTGGTGCGCACGACCGCCGAGATATTGCTCGTCACGTTGCCCGCGCATCGTTTCTCCCGTGAGCCGGACGCGGTCACCGGATTCAACGAACTGATGATCCGGGGCGGGGCAGCGTGAAGGGTGAACAACCGCACGCGTTGTGGCCGGACGCTGGCGACAGCCGATTCGACGCGACGAACCGAAACGTCGTTGCATGCGTGACGAGGCAAATGTGAACGATCAGGGCAGGATGCTTGTTGCTGCGGCGCGAAACTGCGTCGCTCGAACCTGGACGGATGACCCGACGCCGTACGACGTGCTGCTTGGAGAAGCCCGGACCCTGCTCGAGCGGGCGCTCGACGACAACCCCGACGATATCGCCGTCTTGACCTGCCTGGGGGCCGTGCTGTGCGGCCTTCGCTTGTATGCCGAAGCACGCGAGTATCTGGTCGAGGCCATCCATCTGGGGTCGACGGACAGGAACACGTATTTCAACCTGTTTGTCGCGATGCTCGAGCATTCGAGCGTGGACGAAGCGCGGGCCGTGTTGAAGCGGGGCGCGGGGTTCGCGGCCGATCCCCTCACATGGGAGGCCTATTTCGACCCGCATGCCATGTAGGCGGCGGGCCGGGTCGGCAGGCGTTCATCGTGCGCGGATCGCGTGCGAACCCTGGACGTCGCCGGCACCCGTACCCACGTCCGTCGAAGCATCGAGCGGGCCCCTGACGGCGAACACCGCAAGCCGATGCGACTTCAGCTCGCGCGACATGACGGACACGCAACCCGCAGGTCTTCCGGTGCGTGTCAGTTGTTCGCCATCGCGACATCCTGGTTGCCGCGCCCGGTCACCAGGCAGCCGGACATGAATGCCTCGCTCTGGCTGCTGGCTGCCGCGCTGCCGAAGCCCCGGCTGAGCGCGTCGTATTTCACCTGCTCGGCACCCTGCGAGCACGCCGTCGGGCTGGCGTCGCGGCCTTGCGCATGCAGCAGCGCCCGATCGCCGATCAGGTAGGCCAGCAGCGCGAAAAAAGCGATGTGTACAACTCGTCTCATGGTTCGTCTCCTCGTCGCTCAAGCGTAACGCGGACACGTTTCGCAAAGCACTTGGGACTTCCCCCGGTAAACGTCTGCTGAAATCGAGGCTGGCCCCGGGGTGATCGCGTCCTGTTTTCTGCCGCGCGAACGAGGAAAAGGGCGGTGGCCGGCCGCACCGGAGCGCGATTGGCGCGAGTTTGACGAATGTCAGGGTACGAGCAGGGCGAGACGGTCGCACCGGCAGTCAAAGCGATAGCATGAATGCATGTTTTAACGGAACGCGATGTGCGGCGAGCGATGAGCGCACCGGTTCCTGGTGAAGCAGGTATGTGTTGAACATCGCTATCGAAATAGTGAGGAATCCAAATGCTTAACGTGTCTTCCGTCCTGATCAGTCTGGCACCGATGTGGGCAATTCTGCTGGTCGCCTCTTCCGCCGCGACCTATCTCGTGTTCTGGCGCAAGGTCATCAAGTAAGCGCTGTCCTGCGCACCGGATACAGCCGTCACGCGGCATCGGCAAAGCAACGACCCGCCGAAGCGGGTCCGTGATGTCCATGTGATCCGGCTGGCGCGCGTCGCCGTGTGCGCGGTGAAGCAGCGCAATGCGGGACGCGGCGAACCCCGCGACGACGCAACCGTTGAGCTGCACGGCTCATTGCACCGCCGTCACCGGCACATTCGAAATCCGCACCAGTCGCGCCATCACGCTGCGACGGAACATCGACAGCAGCATGTGAAACGGATCGTGCCGCGGCGCGACGACGACGATTTCGTCACACCCGGTCTCGGCCGCCACGGCCGCGATCGTGTCGGCCACCGGCCCGACCTTCTTCACGACGCTGTACCGGGCGCCGGCCTCCTGCACCATCCGCTCGGCCATTGCCAGATCGTCGCACGCAAACTTGTCCTCGATCGCGCGCAGCCGCGACAGCGGGTGAAACGCCTCGAGCCGAGTCGCTTCGAGCGGCGCCTGTACGTTGATCAGCACGATCTCCGACGCGCAGCGTTCGCGATACAGGAATGTCGCGTGACGAACCGCCTGAAGCGAGCGGGGCGAGTGGCCGACCGGAACCAGCAGCTTGAGCATCGAGGGTGCCTCGGGATCGACAGGCTTCCAGCGTAGCGCGTGACCGGATGGCGCGACCTAAAGAGTCCGGGCGGCGGCGTAAAAAGATCGTCAACGCGCACCGGGTCGGGCAGCACCTGATAGAAATATAAGAAATTTAAGTTTATGCGCATAAACGTTTTCATCGGCCGGTCGGCCTGCCGGGCGGGCTGGCGGCTCAGTGCGGGTAATCCCGAGGGCCTGCGCGCCGATTTAGTCGAATCCTCAATGAATCGCTGCGGAAAATATCGGAGGTCGGCCATTCGGCGTCGCGTAGAGTAGTGCATCGGCCGCGGCGCGGTCCCTCCCGGCCGCTCACAGCTGCTCGGAACGGACCGCCGCCGCCACGCGGCCCGTCATTCCATTCCGATTCCAGGAGACCTCGCATGCCGCATGGCGCCCCGCAGCTTCTTGCTCCCGCATCCATCACCGTCGACCCGATCGTGCGCCTGCCGGCCGGCGAGCTCGCGTCGGCGATCCGCAGCAAGGCGGTCTCCTGCGTTGAGACGATGCATGCGTATCTCGATCACATCGAACGCGTGAATGGCGCGGTGAATGCGCTCGTCTCGCTGCGCGATCGCGCCATGCTGCTCGCCGAAGCCGCGGAAAAGGATGCCGCGCTGGCCCGCGGCGAGTATCACGGCTGGCTGCACGGGATGCCGCAGGCGCCGAAGGATCTCGCGATGACGAAAGGGCTGCGGACGACCTACGGCTCGCCGATCTTCCGCGATAACGTGCCGCAGGCCGATGCGGTCGGCGTCGGGCGGATGCGCGCGGCGGGTGCGATCTTCATCGGCAAGACCAATACGCCGGAGTTCGGCCTCGGTTCGCATACGTTCAATGAAATCTACGGCGCGACGCGCAATCCGTACGACCTGACCAAGAGCGCGGGCGGCAGCAGCGGCGGCACGGCCGCGGCGCTGGCCGCGCGGATGCTGCCGGTCGCGGACGGCAGTGACTTCGGCGGCTCGCTGCGCAATCCGGCCGCGTTCTGCAACATCTACGGCTTCCGTCCGTCGCAGGGCCGCGTGCCGCGCTGGCCGGGCGTCGACGTGTACATGCAGCAGCTCGGCATCGAAGGGCCGATGGGCCGCACGGTCGGCGACGTCGCGCAACTGCTCGCGATCCAGGCCGGCTACGACCCGAACGATCCGCTGTCGCTCGCGGAGGATCCGGCCCTGTTCGCGAAGCCGCTCGACAAGGACCTGCGCGGCGAGCGCATCGCGTGGGTCGGTGACTGGAACGGCTATCTCGCGACCGAGCCGGGCGTGCTCGCGCAGTGCGAAAAGGGCCTCGCGACGCTGCGCGAGATCGGCTGCGACGTCGATGCCGCGCTGCCGGCGTTTGCGCCGGACCGGATCTGGCGCCTGTGGCTCGCGCATCGGCATCTGCTGTCCGGCGGCGGGCTGCTCGCGCACTATCGCGATCCGGCGCGGCGCGCGCTGCTGAAGCCCGAGGCGATCTACGAGGTCGAAGGGCTGCTCGCGATGCAGGGCGCGGCGGTGTTCGACGCGAGCATCGAGCGCACCGCATGGCATCAGGCCGTGCTGAGCTTCTTCGATCGCTACGACTTCATCGCGGCGCCGACCGCGCAGGTATTCCCGTTCGACGTCGACCAGCGCTGGCCGAAGGAAATCGCGGGCCGCACGATGGACACCTACCACCGCTGGATGGAAACGGTCGTGCCGTGGACGCTGGCCGGCTGCCCGGTGATCAGCGTGCCGGTCGGCTTCAACGACGCCGGACTGCCGATGGGGATGCAGCTGATCGGCCGGCCGCGTGCCGATCTCGCGGTGCTGCAGCTCGCGCGCGGCTACGAGCAG encodes:
- a CDS encoding PPC domain-containing DNA-binding protein, whose protein sequence is MQAHPLRLSPGDDLRASIEHALHRLGAHAAFVIQGIGSLSVAQLRFAGVDAPTELRADLEILTLAGSVSPDGAHLHMSVSDAQGRVSGGHVASGCVVRTTAEILLVTLPAHRFSREPDAVTGFNELMIRGGAA
- a CDS encoding amidase, encoding MPHGAPQLLAPASITVDPIVRLPAGELASAIRSKAVSCVETMHAYLDHIERVNGAVNALVSLRDRAMLLAEAAEKDAALARGEYHGWLHGMPQAPKDLAMTKGLRTTYGSPIFRDNVPQADAVGVGRMRAAGAIFIGKTNTPEFGLGSHTFNEIYGATRNPYDLTKSAGGSSGGTAAALAARMLPVADGSDFGGSLRNPAAFCNIYGFRPSQGRVPRWPGVDVYMQQLGIEGPMGRTVGDVAQLLAIQAGYDPNDPLSLAEDPALFAKPLDKDLRGERIAWVGDWNGYLATEPGVLAQCEKGLATLREIGCDVDAALPAFAPDRIWRLWLAHRHLLSGGGLLAHYRDPARRALLKPEAIYEVEGLLAMQGAAVFDASIERTAWHQAVLSFFDRYDFIAAPTAQVFPFDVDQRWPKEIAGRTMDTYHRWMETVVPWTLAGCPVISVPVGFNDAGLPMGMQLIGRPRADLAVLQLARGYEQAADWVGQRLPGWMAA
- a CDS encoding universal stress protein, whose product is MLKLLVPVGHSPRSLQAVRHATFLYRERCASEIVLINVQAPLEATRLEAFHPLSRLRAIEDKFACDDLAMAERMVQEAGARYSVVKKVGPVADTIAAVAAETGCDEIVVVAPRHDPFHMLLSMFRRSVMARLVRISNVPVTAVQ